A stretch of Castanea sativa cultivar Marrone di Chiusa Pesio chromosome 2, ASM4071231v1 DNA encodes these proteins:
- the LOC142625616 gene encoding UPF0496 protein At4g34320-like has translation MMGGKCSKKTSSDAPPPPPPPPPPPPPPAAAAAEAAAPAQPLQINADATFNVDLSSYEAACMLDTTLQSFDATIQAHTNRAISSLASGVEVRSLSFGALREVTNSLLEMNQDVVKVILDCQKDVWRNQELFSLVEIYFENSLKTLEFCTALENCLKRTRDNQLMMIKLAVSYFEEEVGDGVDGGKYVKTLQELRKFKAAGDPFTEGFFELLHSVYNQHLSMFAKLLQRKGTLDKKLKSVKTWRRVSNVIFVAAFVSVLIFSVVAAAMAAPPVVTALAAALAVPMGPVGKWCNSLWKRYETALKGQSGVINTMQIGTFVTMKDLESIRALVGKVEIKVESLMQNADFALREEEVVKLAMDEIKKKLEEFMNDIQKLSLHGDKCIREITWARTVLLQKIMKTPNN, from the coding sequence ATGATGGGAGGAAAATGTAGCAAGAAAACTTCTAGTGAtgccccaccaccaccaccaccaccgccgccgccgccgccgccgccagcagcagcagcagcagaagCAGCAGCACCAGCACAACCCCTCCAAATAAATGCCGATGCCACTTTCAATGTTGATCTTAGCTCTTATGAGGCGGCGTGTATGCTTGATACAACCTTACAGTCCTTTGATGCTACTATCCAAGCGCACACCAACAGGGCCATCAGCTCGCTTGCCTCTGGGGTCGAGGTACGGTCCCTATCTTTTGGTGCACTCAGAGAAGTCACAAATAGTCTGCTAGAAATGAACCAGGACGTGGTTAAAGTCATTCTAGACTGTCAGAAAGATGTGTGGAGAAATCAAGAATTGTTCTCATTGGTGGAGATTTACTTTGAGAACAGTCTCAAAACATTGGAGTTCTGTACTGCCCTTGAGAACTGCCTGAAGCGCACACGTGATAACCAGTTGATGATGATTAAACTTGCGGTTAGTTATTTTGAGGAAGAAGTAGGAGATGGGGTTGATGGGGGGAAGTATGTGAAGACATTGCAAGAGTTAAGGAAATTTAAGGCGGCTGGGGACCCTTTTACAGAAGGGTTTTTTGAGCTGCTTCACTCGGTTTATAATCAGCATCTTTCAATGTTTGCCAAGTTGCTGCAGAGGAAGGGAACGTTAGATAAGAAATTGAAGTCTGTGAAGACGTGGAGAAGAGTGTCGAATGTCATTTTTGTTGCTGCCTTTGTGTCTGTGTTGATATTCTCTGTGGTGGCAGCAGCCATGGCTGCTCCGCCTGTTGTAACAGCTTTGGCAGCTGCATTGGCTGTTCCAATGGGCCCAGTGGGAAAATGGTGTAACTCACTTTGGAAGCGCTATGAGACTGCACTGAAAGGACAAAGTGGGGTAATCAACACAATGCAAATTGGCACTTTTGTTACAATGAAGGACTTGGAAAGCATTCGAGCACTTGTTGGCAAAGTGGAAATTAAGGTTGAGTCACTGATGCAGAATGCTGATTTTGCTCTTAGAGAAGAGGAGGTGGTGAAGCTTGCAATGGATGAGATCAAAAAGAAGCTGGAAGAGTTTATGAATGACATTCAGAAGTTAAGTCTGCATGGTGATAAGTGTATCCGGGAAATAACATGGGCAAGGACAGTGCTTTTAcagaaaataatgaaaactcCAAACAACTGA
- the LOC142624682 gene encoding geranylgeranyl pyrophosphate synthase, chloroplastic-like has protein sequence MSCVSLSTWVQTCSLFNQAGRSRSPSFHILHPLKSIPVSIISQKRQRTISSFSVSAVLTKQDTLREEEESASEPTFSFKNYVAQKANSVNQALEACVSLKDPKKIHEAMRYSLLAGGKRVRPMLCIAACELVGGTESIAMPAACAVEMIHTMSLIHDDLPCMDNDDLRRGKPTNHKVFGEDVAVLAGDALLAFAFEHIAVSTVGVPPARVIGAVGELARSIGTEGLVAGQVVDICSEGLSDVGLEHLEFIHLHKTAALLEAAVVLGAILGGGSHEEVEKLRNFARYIGLLFQVVDDILDVTKSSQELGKTAGKDLVADKTTYPKLMGIEKSKEFADKLNKDAQDQLSGFDPEKAAPLIALANYIANRQN, from the coding sequence atgaGTTGTGTGAGTCTTAGTACATGGGTCCAAACCTGTTCATTGTTCAACCAAGCTGGTAGATCCAGATCCCCAAGTTTCCATATCCTTCATCCTCTGAAAAGCATACCCGTTTCCATCATATCCCAAAAACGACAAAGAACTATCTCATCTTTTTCAGTTTCTGCGGTGCTCACCAAGCAAGATACTCTCAGAGAAGAGGAAGAGTCTGCATCAGAACCCACTTTCAGTTTCAAAAACTACGTTGCCCAGAAAGCCAATTCCGTCAACCAAGCCCTCGAAGCCTGTGTTTCGCTTaaggacccaaagaagattcaCGAGGCTATGCGCTATTCTCTCCTCGCCGGTGGCAAGCGAGTCCGACCCATGCTTTGCATCGCGGCGTGTGAGCTCGTCGGAGGCACCGAGTCCATAGCCATGCCCGCCGCTTGCGCCGTCGAAATGATCCACACTATGTCTCTCATCCACGACGATCTTCCTTGCATGGACAACGACGATCTCCGCCGTGGAAAGCCCACAAACCACAAAGTGTTCGGCGAGGACGTCGCGGTTCTCGCCGGCGACGCGCTTTTAGCCTTCGCTTTCGAGCACATAGCGGTTTCTACGGTGGGTGTGCCGCCGGCGAGGGTTATCGGAGCCGTCGGGGAGCTCGCGAGGTCGATTGGGACAGAGGGACTTGTTGCAGGCCAAGTGGTTGATATATGTTCTGAGGGACTTTCCGATGTGGGTTTGGAACACCTTGAGTTTATCCATTTACACAAAACGGCAGCGTTGCTTGAAGCTGCTGTGGTGCTAGGAGCAATTCTGGGAGGTGGGTCTCACGAAGAGGTTGAAAAGTTGAGGAATTTCGCGAGGTATATTGGGTTGTTATTTCAAGTGGTGGATGATATTCTTGATGTGACAAAATCGTCTCAGGAATTGGGGAAAACAGCTGGGAAAGACTTGGTGGCTGATAAGACTACCTATCCAAAGCTAATGGGTATTGAGAAGTCCAAGGAGTTTGCGGATAAATTGAACAAGGATGCACAAGATCAGCTATCTGGGTTTGATCCAGAGAAGGCTGCGCCGTTGATTGCTTTGGCTAATTACATTGCTAATCGGCAAAACTAG